The Mammaliicoccus sciuri genome window below encodes:
- a CDS encoding HNH endonuclease encodes MNTYKHGRKEYKYDWFYRSSAWRTLRQMALDRDNYLCQMCLKENKFKTAEIVHHIIYVTEDFSKALELNNLMCVCSACHNKIHADDDKKESKRNIKIVKI; translated from the coding sequence ATGAACACATATAAACATGGCAGGAAAGAATATAAGTATGATTGGTTTTATCGTTCTAGCGCGTGGAGAACATTGAGGCAGATGGCATTGGATAGAGATAACTATTTATGTCAAATGTGTTTAAAAGAAAACAAATTTAAAACTGCTGAAATAGTTCACCATATCATTTATGTAACTGAAGATTTTTCAAAAGCATTAGAACTTAATAATCTAATGTGTGTATGTAGTGCATGTCACAATAAAATACATGCCGACGATGACAAAAAGGAATCGAAAAGAAATATAAAAATTGTCAAAATCTAA
- a CDS encoding putative HNHc nuclease has product MTQIIAYQQNYDGSHTIVIDDAELDNKTTLLLDNNVPVNVKLDVLDIDTITDKQRRKIFALVNDIEDYTGQPREYMRYMFQDYVRFIYGYDKQISLSSCSMKVANQIIEVILNWVALHDVPLNYRTSELLRGDKTFLYLNTLNRKCVICGKPNSDLAHFNAVGRGRNRNKIDHTDNKVLALCREHHTEQHTIGMDSFNKKYHLEDSWVQVDERLNRMLRGGKNG; this is encoded by the coding sequence ATGACTCAAATTATAGCGTATCAGCAAAACTATGACGGTAGCCATACTATCGTCATAGATGATGCTGAACTAGACAATAAAACAACGTTACTGCTCGATAACAATGTGCCTGTCAACGTGAAGTTAGATGTACTAGATATCGATACGATAACGGATAAACAACGTCGTAAGATATTCGCGCTGGTGAATGATATAGAAGATTATACAGGGCAACCAAGAGAGTATATGCGGTATATGTTCCAAGATTATGTCCGATTTATTTATGGCTATGATAAGCAGATTTCATTATCGTCATGTTCAATGAAAGTGGCTAATCAAATTATAGAAGTGATATTAAATTGGGTTGCTTTACATGATGTTCCTTTAAATTATCGTACTAGCGAGCTTTTAAGAGGTGATAAGACTTTTCTATACTTAAACACCCTGAACAGAAAATGTGTCATCTGTGGCAAGCCTAATAGTGATTTAGCACATTTTAACGCAGTAGGTAGAGGACGGAACAGAAACAAGATTGATCATACAGATAATAAAGTGTTAGCACTTTGTAGAGAACACCATACTGAACAGCACACGATAGGTATGGATAGCTTTAATAAAAAATACCATTTAGAGGATAGTTGGGTTCAAGTAGATGAAAGATTAAACAGAATGTTAAGAGGTGGAAAGAATGGCTGA
- a CDS encoding serine--tRNA ligase encodes MEGSKDQVELLMMYEEVKKELDQLKHQGNLLREDIALLKKNQKTRDKLIDNLKEENANLNNELDQYKMAHDKLTAGLKEAVEESIKYKRERDSLIKDVEQQRELLKDFSRFIHRKVEACPGKKEYMDFRDRLNELGIRERE; translated from the coding sequence ATGGAAGGTAGTAAGGACCAAGTAGAGTTGCTGATGATGTATGAAGAGGTAAAAAAAGAACTCGATCAGTTAAAACACCAAGGTAATTTGTTACGAGAAGATATAGCTCTATTAAAAAAGAACCAAAAAACTCGTGATAAACTCATCGATAATTTAAAAGAAGAAAATGCCAATCTTAACAACGAACTCGATCAGTACAAAATGGCACATGACAAATTAACAGCTGGATTAAAAGAAGCAGTCGAAGAAAGTATTAAGTATAAGCGTGAACGTGACTCACTTATCAAAGATGTTGAACAACAACGAGAATTACTCAAAGACTTCTCGCGATTCATTCACAGAAAAGTTGAAGCATGTCCAGGTAAGAAAGAGTATATGGATTTCAGAGATAGACTGAATGAATTAGGTATTAGGGAGCGTGAATGA
- a CDS encoding ImmA/IrrE family metallo-endopeptidase, whose product MGLYEETLIQHDYIEVREANVLPDDLDGVWLGDLILIKRNLPEKKKVEVLFEELAHHKLTYGDITNQKQFNNRKFENYARRYSYEKSMPLSGIVQAFEQGVHNLYELANFFEISEGHVLDCIEHYKAKYGLSTYHKGYVIKFDPLQVFKHIEFE is encoded by the coding sequence ATGGGATTATACGAAGAAACTTTAATACAACATGACTATATAGAAGTAAGAGAGGCGAATGTACTTCCTGATGATTTAGATGGAGTCTGGCTAGGTGATCTAATATTAATTAAACGTAACCTACCAGAAAAGAAGAAAGTCGAAGTCCTTTTTGAAGAATTAGCACATCACAAACTTACATACGGTGACATCACCAATCAAAAACAGTTCAATAACCGAAAATTCGAAAATTACGCTAGACGCTATTCATACGAAAAGTCTATGCCCCTATCGGGTATAGTCCAGGCGTTTGAGCAAGGGGTACATAATCTGTACGAGCTTGCTAATTTTTTTGAGATTTCAGAAGGTCACGTACTAGATTGTATTGAGCATTATAAAGCTAAGTATGGTTTGTCCACCTATCACAAGGGTTATGTCATTAAATTTGACCCTTTGCAGGTGTTTAAACATATAGAATTTGAATAA
- a CDS encoding CPBP family intramembrane glutamic endopeptidase, translated as MKKLKLLFEDNHLVNNDVYWKAILKAFFLSYIFYNAFALSDYVTKNYIFAIIAIIIIIIGVWATNRLKFNLLQFKTLNRKDILITILGFILLYSFDEIFEYLKPGLSPNDTLIVHEFSGTPFILLIISIALIPAIVEEIILRGFLLRVVFRGHLFIGLIISSIIFALLHEGNTFIDYLPYFYFGLIVGISYLITKRLEVAIIIHFLNNFITLFEYFN; from the coding sequence ATGAAAAAACTAAAATTATTATTTGAAGATAACCACTTAGTCAACAATGATGTATACTGGAAGGCTATTTTAAAAGCTTTTTTTCTCTCTTATATTTTTTATAATGCATTCGCATTAAGTGATTACGTTACAAAAAACTACATATTTGCAATCATTGCAATTATTATAATTATAATAGGAGTGTGGGCTACTAACAGATTAAAATTTAATTTATTGCAATTTAAAACATTAAACAGAAAAGATATATTAATTACTATACTAGGTTTCATTCTATTGTACTCTTTCGATGAAATATTTGAATATTTGAAACCCGGACTATCCCCTAACGACACATTAATTGTTCATGAATTCTCAGGAACACCTTTTATACTGCTAATAATTAGTATCGCACTTATTCCTGCGATTGTAGAAGAAATTATTTTAAGAGGATTTCTACTCCGAGTAGTTTTTAGAGGACATTTATTTATAGGGTTAATTATTTCAAGTATTATTTTCGCGTTATTACATGAAGGGAATACTTTTATAGACTATCTCCCTTATTTTTATTTTGGTCTTATTGTTGGTATATCTTATCTTATTACTAAAAGATTAGAAGTTGCTATAATTATTCATTTCTTAAATAACTTTATAACTCTTTTTGAATATTTTAACTAA
- a CDS encoding helix-turn-helix domain-containing protein, giving the protein MCFSKRMKQSREKQGMTLAELGRKIGKTEATVQRYESGNIKNLKNDTIESIAEALNVNPAYLMGWIDEDNDEVQHRAAHLEGNLTDDEWKRVLDYADYIRSRRK; this is encoded by the coding sequence ATGTGCTTTTCAAAAAGAATGAAACAATCAAGAGAAAAACAAGGTATGACTTTGGCTGAATTGGGTAGAAAAATTGGCAAAACTGAAGCTACCGTTCAACGATATGAAAGCGGCAATATTAAAAATTTAAAAAACGACACTATAGAAAGTATTGCCGAAGCATTGAATGTAAATCCTGCCTATTTAATGGGGTGGATTGATGAAGACAATGATGAAGTACAACATCGTGCAGCTCACTTAGAAGGTAACCTAACTGATGATGAGTGGAAACGCGTGTTAGATTATGCAGATTATATTAGAAGTAGACGCAAATAA
- a CDS encoding terminase large subunit: protein MTIKVLNKPSPKLLTNWYAEQVVKGSIVASKYVIKECQRHLRYLKDESSKWEFDEELGHKPIRFIEKFCKPSKGNYKQLILQPWQHFILGSLHGWVNKETKLRRFKEGVIFVGRKNGKTTLISGESNFGVSEDGEPGADVVLLANSMKQARLLFDESKNMIKASPVLKKNFRSRRDAIFYDKTNSKIEPQAADSEKLDGLNTHIGIFDEIHEYKNYKLISVIKNSRQSRRQPLLIYITTAGFQLDGPLVDMVEAGKDALDGIVKDERTFYFLASLDDEDDMNDSSTWIKANPNIGVSIDLEEMKEDWEKAKRVPEERGDFITKRFNIFANNDEMAFIDHNTVLKNNKVVDFNDLKGRPCTIGYDLSETEDFTSACATFALESGEIAVISHSWIPEQKVKYANEKIPYREWAEEGYLTICEGQYIDYQKVYDWILEIDKNFPVQKITYDRANAYKLNQELINYGFDTQETRQGALTLSPALKDLKEMFLDGKVIFNNNPLLRWYINNVQLKKDRNGNWLPSKQSKYRKIDGFAALLNTYTDVMGKIVSDSGTGEIEFMSFKDLMKKGGG from the coding sequence GTGACTATTAAAGTCCTGAATAAACCCTCTCCAAAATTACTAACTAATTGGTATGCAGAACAAGTTGTTAAAGGGAGTATTGTTGCAAGCAAATATGTCATAAAAGAATGCCAAAGACATTTAAGATATTTGAAAGACGAATCAAGTAAATGGGAATTTGATGAAGAATTAGGGCATAAGCCTATACGGTTTATTGAGAAATTCTGTAAACCCTCAAAAGGTAATTATAAACAACTTATATTACAACCTTGGCAGCATTTCATATTAGGTTCATTGCATGGTTGGGTTAATAAAGAAACAAAACTAAGAAGATTTAAAGAAGGCGTTATCTTTGTTGGCAGAAAGAATGGGAAGACAACTCTAATTTCTGGAGAATCTAACTTTGGTGTTTCAGAAGACGGAGAACCTGGTGCAGATGTTGTGTTGCTAGCAAATAGTATGAAACAGGCAAGACTTCTATTTGATGAATCTAAAAATATGATAAAAGCATCTCCTGTATTAAAGAAAAATTTTAGATCAAGAAGAGATGCGATATTTTATGACAAAACAAACTCTAAAATTGAACCACAAGCAGCAGATAGTGAAAAACTAGACGGCTTAAATACACATATTGGTATATTTGATGAGATACATGAATATAAAAACTATAAGTTGATATCTGTTATTAAAAATAGTAGACAGTCGAGAAGACAGCCACTTTTAATTTATATTACGACAGCAGGGTTTCAATTAGATGGTCCCTTAGTGGACATGGTCGAAGCAGGTAAGGATGCTTTAGATGGCATAGTAAAAGATGAAAGAACTTTTTATTTCTTAGCCTCACTTGATGATGAAGATGATATGAATGATTCTTCTACTTGGATAAAAGCAAATCCTAATATAGGTGTTTCAATTGATCTAGAGGAAATGAAAGAAGATTGGGAAAAAGCGAAACGCGTACCAGAAGAGCGCGGAGATTTTATTACAAAGAGATTTAATATTTTTGCTAACAATGATGAAATGGCATTTATTGACCATAATACAGTACTTAAAAATAACAAAGTTGTCGACTTCAATGATTTAAAAGGTCGTCCATGTACCATTGGATACGATTTGTCTGAAACTGAAGACTTCACCTCTGCTTGTGCTACATTCGCTTTAGAAAGTGGAGAAATAGCAGTGATTTCACATTCTTGGATTCCTGAACAAAAAGTTAAATATGCAAATGAAAAAATCCCGTATAGAGAATGGGCCGAAGAGGGATATTTAACAATTTGCGAAGGACAGTACATTGATTATCAAAAAGTTTATGACTGGATATTGGAAATAGATAAGAATTTTCCAGTACAGAAAATTACTTATGATAGAGCGAATGCCTATAAATTAAATCAAGAACTTATAAATTATGGATTCGATACTCAAGAAACAAGACAAGGTGCTTTGACTTTAAGCCCAGCACTTAAAGACCTTAAAGAAATGTTTCTAGATGGCAAAGTAATATTTAATAATAATCCATTGTTGAGATGGTATATCAATAACGTTCAATTGAAAAAAGACAGAAATGGAAATTGGTTACCTTCAAAACAAAGTAAGTATAGAAAAATAGATGGCTTTGCTGCCCTGCTTAATACTTACACAGATGTTATGGGTAAAATCGTCAGTGACTCTGGAACTGGCGAAATAGAATTTATGAGTTTCAAAGATTTAATGAAAAAAGGAGGTGGTTAA
- a CDS encoding transcriptional regulator: MNTKMKYGLRLSTVRKLEDELYDYKNYDKRIHLLREDIFNPWIPTDTNTGGEHKPSNTSITEMRVTNYLTDIRIARIKELSIAIERVFNTSTQKEKDFIKHYYFDPRGRTYVQVCNDIFIGERTGHRIKAKVIKKLAEELGEW, from the coding sequence ATGAATACTAAGATGAAGTATGGTTTAAGATTATCAACAGTAAGAAAGTTAGAGGATGAGTTATACGATTATAAGAACTATGACAAAAGGATTCATCTGTTAAGAGAAGATATATTCAATCCATGGATACCAACAGATACTAATACTGGCGGAGAACATAAGCCAAGCAACACATCTATAACAGAGATGAGAGTAACGAATTACTTAACTGATATAAGGATTGCAAGAATAAAAGAGTTGTCAATCGCTATTGAAAGAGTATTCAATACATCAACGCAGAAAGAGAAGGACTTCATCAAGCATTATTACTTCGACCCAAGAGGACGCACATATGTTCAAGTATGCAACGACATATTCATAGGAGAAAGAACAGGTCACCGTATTAAAGCTAAAGTAATAAAGAAGTTAGCAGAAGAGTTAGGAGAATGGTAA
- the ssb gene encoding single-stranded DNA-binding protein: MINRAVLVGRLTKNPEYRTTPNGIAVTTFTIAINRSFTNQNGERQADFINCVSFKNTAEAVNNYLQKGSLAGVEGRIQTRNYENNEGKRVYVTEVVCDSVQFLEPKSNNQQQSNNQAPQYNQQQGYQQQSYQQPNNYQQPQNNQYQAPQQHNPFANANGPIDIKDDDLPF; the protein is encoded by the coding sequence ATGATTAATAGAGCAGTATTAGTAGGGAGATTAACTAAAAATCCAGAATATAGAACTACACCAAATGGTATTGCGGTAACAACATTTACTATAGCGATTAATAGGTCATTTACAAATCAGAATGGTGAAAGACAAGCAGACTTTATCAACTGTGTATCATTTAAGAACACTGCTGAAGCAGTTAATAATTATTTACAAAAAGGTAGTCTAGCAGGTGTTGAAGGTAGAATTCAAACTAGAAATTATGAAAATAATGAAGGTAAGCGTGTATATGTCACAGAAGTTGTATGTGACAGTGTACAATTCCTAGAACCGAAAAGTAATAACCAACAGCAGAGTAACAATCAAGCCCCTCAATATAATCAACAACAAGGATACCAACAACAAAGTTATCAACAACCTAACAATTACCAACAACCACAAAACAATCAATACCAAGCACCACAACAGCATAATCCATTTGCCAATGCGAATGGACCAATTGATATAAAGGATGATGATTTACCTTTCTAA
- a CDS encoding helix-turn-helix domain-containing protein, translating into MPIDAKLLKSKMALKEHNIKTLSEEIGVNRDTLSNMIHGRTKPSYPVINGIYFALDLTPQEGRDIFFNEDLRKRKVLT; encoded by the coding sequence ATGCCAATCGACGCTAAACTCTTAAAGTCTAAAATGGCTTTGAAAGAGCATAACATCAAAACCTTATCAGAAGAAATAGGAGTGAATAGAGATACGTTGTCTAATATGATACATGGTAGAACAAAGCCATCTTATCCTGTTATCAATGGAATTTATTTCGCTTTAGATTTAACACCGCAAGAAGGTAGAGATATTTTTTTTAACGAAGACTTACGTAAAAGGAAAGTTTTGACTTAA
- a CDS encoding phage replisome organizer N-terminal domain-containing protein encodes MAEITWVKLKTNMFENEKIKLIEALPDKDSILIIWIKLIAYAGKVNAGGYIMLTEKIPMNIEELATIFGRPLNTVRLAINTFERYGMIEKSEHGAIKIKNWENHQNIDGMDRVKQLNAERNRKYRQRKKEQKLLKNSNDVSVTSRDGTDIDREIEEDIDKELDREKDVEEEKKPKVEKEVKAFDFYQSNGFGLLNSHISDEMGAFIDDFKYNGDDIVIAAMKIAIDRNNISWGYTKGVLRNWINANLNSFEEVRAYEKRKLQQYQSRNNNQYQSKEKTPEWLIKQKNGATSKESSTTEISEDFERRKAQLEREVNSFWEESK; translated from the coding sequence ATGGCTGAAATAACATGGGTCAAATTAAAAACAAATATGTTTGAAAATGAAAAAATTAAATTGATTGAAGCATTACCAGATAAAGATTCAATTTTAATTATATGGATAAAGTTAATTGCTTATGCAGGAAAAGTTAATGCTGGTGGATATATTATGTTAACCGAAAAAATACCAATGAATATAGAGGAGCTTGCGACAATATTTGGCAGACCATTGAATACCGTTAGATTAGCAATAAATACTTTTGAAAGATATGGAATGATTGAGAAATCTGAACATGGTGCAATTAAAATTAAAAATTGGGAAAATCATCAAAATATTGATGGTATGGATAGAGTTAAACAACTAAATGCGGAGAGAAATAGAAAATATCGACAAAGAAAAAAAGAACAGAAACTTTTAAAGAATAGTAATGACGTTAGCGTGACGTCACGTGACGGTACAGATATAGATAGAGAGATAGAAGAAGATATAGATAAAGAATTAGATAGAGAGAAAGACGTAGAAGAAGAGAAGAAGCCAAAAGTTGAAAAAGAAGTGAAAGCCTTCGACTTCTATCAATCAAATGGATTTGGGTTATTGAATAGTCATATCAGTGATGAAATGGGTGCATTTATAGATGATTTCAAATATAACGGTGACGATATCGTAATAGCTGCAATGAAGATTGCGATAGACAGAAATAATATCAGTTGGGGATATACTAAAGGCGTTTTACGTAATTGGATAAATGCTAACTTAAATTCTTTTGAAGAAGTTAGAGCCTATGAGAAAAGAAAACTACAACAATATCAATCTAGAAATAATAACCAATATCAATCAAAAGAGAAAACACCAGAATGGTTAATTAAACAAAAGAATGGTGCAACTAGCAAAGAATCATCTACTACAGAAATATCTGAAGATTTTGAGAGAAGGAAAGCGCAACTTGAAAGAGAAGTTAATAGTTTTTGGGAAGAATCTAAGTGA
- a CDS encoding DUF2513 domain-containing protein, which yields MKLNQDCVRHLLLEVESNKKLGEPLTEYNFKDNIIFGKYDFETVMYSLLKLKEAGYIDAQFSWSSGKIIAWIINDITWSGHEFLDNIRDDKTWKEVKKVASKTSSMSLTLLNKLAFQYLSQKFNLT from the coding sequence ATGAAACTAAATCAGGACTGCGTAAGACATTTATTATTAGAAGTTGAATCAAATAAAAAACTTGGCGAGCCACTTACTGAATATAATTTCAAAGACAATATAATTTTTGGTAAATATGATTTTGAAACGGTAATGTACTCGCTTTTAAAATTAAAAGAAGCTGGATATATCGATGCTCAGTTTAGTTGGTCATCTGGAAAAATTATTGCTTGGATAATCAATGACATCACCTGGTCAGGTCATGAATTTTTAGACAATATTAGAGATGACAAGACATGGAAAGAAGTTAAAAAAGTTGCTAGTAAAACATCAAGTATGTCTTTAACATTGCTGAATAAACTAGCTTTCCAATACCTTTCTCAAAAATTCAATCTAACTTAA
- a CDS encoding ERF family protein — MCEQETNLYQRILDVKSNIEGFTKDAEGYKYNYVEGSQILHKIRKAMEENHLLLYPSVHQADYKDIQVLVKGNMKPNILVEMNMTYTFINTDNPKERLEIPFYAIGHQDDASKAYGTALTYAERYFLLKFFNIPTDEDDADAKQKKEKYTKADDSDIKLLQKHIEGFAQLVKADTESVKAQLKIINYEKLSIAETMQGIQTLNAWKQDIIKQNQGGQQK, encoded by the coding sequence ATGTGTGAACAAGAAACAAATTTATACCAACGTATCTTAGATGTTAAATCCAATATAGAAGGCTTTACAAAGGATGCTGAGGGATACAAATACAACTATGTTGAAGGTTCTCAAATATTACACAAAATAAGAAAAGCAATGGAAGAAAATCATTTATTGCTATATCCGAGTGTTCATCAAGCAGATTACAAAGACATTCAAGTTTTAGTGAAAGGCAATATGAAACCAAATATCTTAGTAGAAATGAATATGACGTATACATTTATTAACACTGACAACCCTAAAGAAAGATTAGAAATACCATTCTATGCGATAGGTCATCAAGATGATGCCAGTAAAGCATATGGTACAGCTTTAACATATGCCGAACGTTATTTCTTACTCAAGTTCTTCAATATACCAACTGATGAAGATGATGCAGATGCAAAACAAAAGAAAGAGAAATATACAAAAGCTGATGATAGTGATATCAAACTATTGCAAAAACATATAGAAGGATTTGCGCAATTAGTAAAAGCAGATACTGAATCAGTCAAAGCGCAATTGAAAATTATTAACTATGAAAAATTAAGTATTGCTGAAACTATGCAAGGTATTCAAACATTGAACGCCTGGAAGCAAGATATTATTAAACAAAATCAAGGAGGACAACAGAAATGA
- a CDS encoding siphovirus Gp157 family protein, producing the protein MVNIFELSSQYREVLEIIQDSEDDKALKDTLDSINDALEDKADGYYAVVKTLESENEAIDREVKRLQERKKKNNNGIERLKTTLLEAMTYTGKTKFKTKLHNYSIRNNAPSLDIKDETKIPKDFYKEQTPKLDKRGLLAHVKANGEFDGVELKQTQSLGVK; encoded by the coding sequence ATGGTTAATATATTTGAACTATCAAGTCAATATAGAGAAGTGTTGGAAATCATTCAAGACAGTGAGGATGACAAAGCATTAAAAGACACATTAGATTCTATTAACGATGCCTTAGAAGATAAAGCAGATGGCTATTATGCAGTTGTTAAAACGTTAGAGTCAGAGAATGAAGCGATTGATCGTGAAGTAAAAAGATTACAAGAACGTAAGAAAAAGAATAATAACGGTATTGAGCGTTTAAAAACTACTTTATTAGAAGCAATGACCTATACAGGTAAAACAAAATTTAAAACTAAACTACACAATTATTCAATACGAAATAATGCACCTTCTTTAGACATTAAAGATGAAACTAAAATACCGAAAGATTTTTATAAAGAACAAACACCGAAACTCGATAAACGCGGGTTATTAGCTCATGTTAAAGCTAATGGTGAGTTTGATGGCGTAGAGCTTAAACAAACACAATCATTGGGGGTTAAGTAA
- a CDS encoding phage antirepressor KilAC domain-containing protein: MQELQTKPDIGKMFNIQEKENGEIAISGRELHQALEVKTAYKDWFPRMLKYGFEENADYTAIAQKRATAQGNMTHYVDHALTLDTAKEIAMIQRSEPGKRARQYFIQVEKAWNSPEMVMQRALKIANNTINQLEAKIEKDKPKIVFADAVATTKTSILVGELAKIIKQNGVDIGQRRLFEWLRQNGFLIKRKGVDYNMPTQYSMERELFEIKETTISHSDGHVSISKTPKVTGKGQQYFINKFLCEQP, encoded by the coding sequence ATGCAAGAATTACAAACCAAACCTGACATCGGAAAGATGTTCAATATTCAAGAAAAAGAAAATGGAGAAATTGCGATTAGTGGTCGTGAACTTCATCAAGCGTTAGAAGTGAAAACAGCATATAAAGATTGGTTCCCTAGAATGCTGAAATATGGTTTTGAAGAAAATGCGGACTATACAGCTATCGCTCAAAAAAGAGCAACAGCTCAAGGTAATATGACTCACTATGTTGACCACGCACTAACTTTAGACACTGCTAAAGAAATAGCAATGATACAACGAAGTGAACCAGGAAAACGTGCACGTCAATATTTTATTCAAGTGGAAAAAGCGTGGAACAGTCCAGAAATGGTTATGCAGCGTGCTTTGAAAATTGCTAACAATACAATCAATCAACTTGAAGCAAAGATTGAGAAAGACAAACCTAAAATTGTATTTGCTGATGCGGTGGCTACTACTAAAACATCAATTCTGGTTGGTGAGTTAGCGAAGATTATCAAACAAAATGGTGTAGATATTGGTCAACGTAGGCTGTTTGAGTGGTTAAGACAAAATGGTTTCTTGATCAAACGTAAGGGCGTTGATTACAACATGCCGACACAGTACTCAATGGAAAGAGAACTATTTGAAATCAAAGAAACAACAATCAGTCATTCAGATGGTCATGTATCGATTAGTAAGACACCAAAAGTAACTGGTAAAGGCCAACAATATTTTATCAATAAGTTCTTATGTGAACAGCCGTAG
- a CDS encoding P27 family phage terminase small subunit produces the protein MRITKAQLKKFIDNYQKSDDILINIFIETYDYYERLRDEVNNSRLMYEYTNKAGATNLVKNPLSIELTKTVQTLNNLLKSMGLTAAQRERIIEEDDGFGDY, from the coding sequence ATGAGAATTACCAAAGCACAATTAAAAAAGTTTATAGATAACTACCAAAAATCTGATGACATATTAATAAATATATTTATTGAAACATACGATTATTACGAAAGATTACGTGATGAAGTTAACAATTCAAGGCTTATGTACGAGTATACGAATAAAGCGGGTGCGACTAACCTCGTTAAAAACCCGTTAAGCATAGAACTTACTAAAACAGTACAAACTTTAAACAACTTATTGAAATCTATGGGGCTTACTGCTGCTCAAAGAGAAAGAATTATAGAAGAGGATGACGGTTTCGGTGACTATTAA
- a CDS encoding DUF4352 domain-containing protein: protein MEEMNQKPKKKKGLLWGLLGCLGGIVIVIVAIIVIVSLFFSSVDEELNGTKEEKDEIANTASKTHKVGDTVKADGVEVTLVSVEEAGETGEIGTPPENGKALKVNYKFKNNNDDQILMDSSDFTINVGGETYSEWFGTDDTNADFSHQINKGNTASGYVYYDVPESDEYMIEMDATPGLKNIKAKWEIKKEDIQ, encoded by the coding sequence ATGGAAGAAATGAATCAAAAACCTAAGAAAAAGAAAGGTTTACTTTGGGGCTTATTAGGATGTTTAGGTGGTATTGTAATCGTCATAGTAGCTATTATAGTTATAGTATCTTTATTCTTTAGTAGTGTTGACGAAGAATTGAATGGAACTAAAGAAGAGAAAGATGAAATAGCTAACACTGCCAGTAAAACTCACAAAGTTGGGGACACTGTGAAGGCTGATGGAGTAGAAGTAACATTGGTAAGTGTAGAAGAAGCTGGAGAAACTGGAGAAATAGGAACACCTCCTGAAAATGGTAAAGCGTTAAAAGTTAATTATAAGTTCAAAAATAATAATGACGACCAAATTTTAATGGACTCATCTGATTTCACTATAAATGTTGGTGGGGAAACATATTCTGAATGGTTTGGTACTGATGATACTAACGCTGATTTTAGTCATCAAATAAATAAAGGTAATACTGCAAGTGGATATGTATACTATGATGTACCTGAATCTGACGAATATATGATTGAGATGGACGCTACTCCTGGACTTAAAAATATTAAAGCAAAATGGGAAATTAAAAAAGAAGATATTCAATAA